The following coding sequences are from one Achromobacter sp. B7 window:
- a CDS encoding helix-turn-helix transcriptional regulator, translated as MPARLRLMSEPAPGPEPFLLAAAAPKPAPSTDALGCSASKLVINQHFEGGGLTFYRKRTDNERFGTVETPASDRGFLVGVAMQGGHRRRILQGQHATAHDFDIGSVYIRDFNDDYRADLTGGFDFVLIELPRAFIERVNDEKGGSRVSSLLPRTGKGDPVLANLSQVLTTVLAQPAPANSLFVEHLSLTIGAHLLAHYGAGATTGWEPAGGTRVLSRKLEARAKDMLLSTLREDLSMTDIAEACNLSRSYFIKAFRQTVGTTPHRWLLEQRVQKAQELLRVPGQSITDIALLCGFADQAHLTRVFTSVVAVSPGAWRKVHA; from the coding sequence ATGCCTGCCCGACTACGCCTTATGTCCGAGCCCGCCCCAGGGCCTGAACCCTTCTTGCTGGCTGCTGCCGCGCCCAAGCCCGCGCCGTCCACCGACGCCCTGGGATGTTCGGCCAGCAAGCTGGTCATCAACCAGCATTTCGAAGGCGGCGGGCTGACGTTTTATCGCAAGCGCACCGACAACGAACGCTTCGGCACCGTGGAGACGCCTGCGTCCGACCGGGGTTTTCTGGTGGGCGTGGCGATGCAGGGGGGCCACCGCCGCCGCATCCTGCAAGGCCAGCATGCAACGGCCCACGATTTCGACATCGGGTCGGTCTACATCCGCGACTTCAACGATGATTACCGCGCCGATCTGACCGGCGGTTTTGACTTTGTGCTGATTGAATTGCCGCGCGCCTTCATCGAACGGGTCAACGATGAAAAAGGCGGGTCCCGGGTCAGCAGCCTGCTGCCGCGCACGGGCAAGGGCGACCCCGTGCTGGCAAATCTATCGCAAGTATTGACAACGGTGCTGGCGCAGCCCGCGCCGGCCAACAGCTTGTTTGTGGAACACCTGAGCCTGACGATCGGTGCGCACCTGCTGGCGCATTACGGCGCCGGCGCCACGACCGGCTGGGAGCCCGCGGGCGGCACGCGCGTGCTGTCGCGCAAGCTGGAAGCGCGCGCCAAGGACATGTTGCTGTCGACCCTGCGCGAAGATTTGTCGATGACGGATATCGCCGAAGCCTGCAACCTGTCGCGCAGCTATTTCATCAAGGCCTTCCGCCAGACGGTAGGCACCACGCCACACCGATGGCTGCTTGAGCAGCGCGTGCAAAAGGCACAGGAATTGCTGCGGGTGCCGGGACAGTCGATTACCGACATCGCGCTGCTGTGCGGTTTTGCGGACCAGGCCCATTTGACACGCGTGTTCACCAGCGTGGTGGCCGTATCGCCGGGCGCTTGGCGCAAGGTGCACGCCTAG
- a CDS encoding tripartite tricarboxylate transporter substrate binding protein has translation MDVSKRHFLGGAAALCLSPLVPAWAQQAGASAGGNAANWPTRPVRIIVPYPPGGSSDIIARILAPRLSDALKQTVVVENKPGANGNLGAGLVVQSAAEGHTVLLCDVGALAISPSVYTKLSFDPSKDLRAVSMLAYSPHVLAVHPDVPAKTVQELVDLSKKQRLNFAVTAIGSAPHLAAVAVQQATGAQWEYVPYKGGSQAVTDTIGGQTQIIMNGLLATLPHIKAGKLRPIAISKGERMQLVPDIPTISEQGVKGFESGTWQGVMAPVTTTDPVAERLAVLLAQIVNQPDVKAQLNEQGAEIVTRNPAELTQFFNSERARWAKVVKSADIRLD, from the coding sequence ATGGACGTAAGCAAGAGACATTTCCTGGGCGGCGCCGCGGCGCTATGCCTGTCGCCGCTGGTGCCGGCATGGGCGCAGCAAGCCGGCGCATCCGCCGGTGGCAATGCGGCGAACTGGCCCACGCGGCCGGTGCGCATCATCGTGCCTTACCCGCCCGGGGGCTCGTCGGACATCATCGCGCGCATCCTGGCGCCGCGCCTGTCCGACGCGCTCAAGCAGACGGTGGTCGTTGAAAACAAGCCCGGCGCCAACGGCAACCTGGGCGCGGGCCTGGTGGTGCAATCGGCGGCCGAAGGCCACACCGTGTTGTTGTGCGATGTGGGCGCGCTGGCAATCAGCCCGTCCGTATACACGAAGCTGTCGTTTGACCCGTCCAAGGACCTGCGCGCCGTCAGCATGCTGGCGTATTCGCCGCACGTGCTGGCCGTGCATCCCGACGTGCCGGCCAAGACGGTTCAAGAACTGGTGGACCTGTCGAAGAAGCAGCGGCTGAATTTTGCCGTGACGGCGATTGGCAGCGCGCCGCACCTGGCGGCCGTGGCCGTGCAGCAGGCCACCGGCGCGCAGTGGGAATACGTGCCGTACAAGGGCGGCTCGCAGGCGGTCACCGACACCATCGGGGGCCAGACGCAGATCATCATGAACGGCCTGCTGGCCACATTGCCGCACATCAAGGCCGGCAAGCTGCGCCCCATCGCCATTTCCAAGGGCGAACGCATGCAGCTGGTGCCCGATATCCCGACCATTTCCGAACAGGGCGTCAAGGGCTTTGAATCGGGCACGTGGCAAGGCGTGATGGCGCCGGTCACCACCACGGACCCGGTAGCCGAACGCCTGGCCGTGCTGCTGGCCCAGATCGTCAACCAGCCCGACGTGAAGGCGCAATTGAACGAGCAGGGCGCCGAGATCGTGACACGCAACCCGGCCGAGCTGACGCAGTTCTTCAACAGCGAACGCGCGCGTTGGGCCAAGGTCGTGAAAAGCGCGGATATCCGGCTGGATTGA
- a CDS encoding SMP-30/gluconolactonase/LRE family protein: protein MEHAPLAQPGRRRLLGAALALGPAALAQAQSFNFTPQQRYPDPSVRILDPEFSKYRIYSSSVEQLASGFRWLEGPVWVGDGRYLLVSDIPNDRILRWDETTGAISVFRQPANFSNGLARDRQGRLLACEHLTRRVTRTDYDGSITVLADGYDGKRLNSPNDIVCQRNGAIWFTDPPFGIGGHWEGDKGKPELPHGVYRIDPADGRVTRALDDLAGPNGLCFSPDEKILYVVESRHQPNRVVWAYDVGADGALSGKRVHIDAQGPGAIDGIKCDEDGNLWCGWGSNGAPNAKSEELDGVMVFNPAGKPIGHIRLPERCANLCFGGAKRNRLFMASSHSLYALYVETRGAA from the coding sequence ATGGAGCATGCCCCCTTGGCCCAACCCGGCCGCCGTCGACTGCTGGGCGCCGCATTGGCGTTGGGACCGGCCGCGCTGGCCCAGGCGCAGTCGTTCAACTTCACGCCGCAGCAGCGCTACCCCGACCCGTCGGTGCGCATCCTGGACCCAGAGTTTTCCAAATACCGCATCTACAGCAGCAGCGTCGAGCAACTGGCCAGCGGCTTCCGTTGGCTGGAAGGCCCCGTCTGGGTGGGCGACGGCCGCTATCTGCTGGTGTCCGACATTCCCAATGACCGCATTCTGCGCTGGGACGAAACGACGGGCGCGATCAGCGTGTTTCGCCAACCGGCCAATTTCAGCAACGGGCTGGCGCGTGACCGCCAGGGGCGTCTGCTGGCCTGCGAACACTTGACGCGCCGGGTCACGCGCACCGACTACGACGGGTCCATCACCGTGCTGGCCGACGGCTATGACGGCAAGCGCCTGAATTCCCCCAACGACATCGTCTGCCAGCGCAACGGCGCCATCTGGTTCACCGACCCGCCGTTCGGTATCGGCGGGCATTGGGAAGGTGACAAGGGAAAGCCCGAACTGCCGCATGGCGTTTACCGCATCGACCCGGCCGACGGCCGTGTGACGCGCGCGCTGGACGATCTGGCCGGCCCCAATGGCCTGTGCTTTTCACCCGACGAAAAAATCCTTTATGTGGTCGAGTCGCGCCATCAACCGAACCGCGTGGTGTGGGCGTATGACGTGGGCGCGGACGGCGCCTTGTCGGGCAAGCGCGTGCATATCGACGCGCAAGGCCCCGGCGCCATCGACGGCATCAAGTGCGACGAAGACGGCAACCTGTGGTGCGGCTGGGGCAGCAATGGCGCGCCCAATGCCAAGTCCGAAGAGCTGGACGGCGTGATGGTGTTCAACCCCGCCGGCAAGCCTATCGGCCACATCCGGCTGCCGGAACGCTGCGCCAACCTGTGCTTTGGCGGCGCCAAGCGCAACCGCCTGTTCATGGCCAGCAGCCATTCGTTGTACGCGCTTTACGTGGAAACGCGCGGGGCGGCCTGA
- the garD gene encoding galactarate dehydratase, with amino-acid sequence MQVAQPQAPVLIKIHADDNVAIVANEGGLPAGTVLPDGLQLVDAVPQGHKVALRDLAEGDAVVRYNVVVGYAAKALPRGSWVNERVTTMPSARTLEDLPVGTRVTPLPPLEGYTFEGYRNADGTVGTRNILAISTTVQCVQGVVEHAVARIRQELLPRYPNVDDVVGIEHTYGCGVAIDAPGAAIPIRTLHNIARNPNFGGTSMVVSLGCEKLQPERLLAPNAIPIRAGEGMGKSGDDVEGVDTIVLQDEENVGFQSMIDLIMRTAERHLQKLNARRRETCPVSDLTVGVQCGGSDAFSGVTANPAVGFATDLLVRAGGTVMFSENTEVRDGIDQLTARAATPEVADALVREMAWYDDYLQRGMADRSANTSPGNKKGGLSNIVEKAMGSIVKSGSSPIHGVLSPGNRLTQKGLIFAATPASDFICGTLQLAAGMNLHIFTTGRGTPYGLAQVPVIKVATRDSLARRWHDLMDVNAGRIATGQASIEDVGWELFRLMLDVASGRQQTCAEKLKLHNALALFNPGPVT; translated from the coding sequence ATGCAGGTTGCGCAACCCCAGGCGCCCGTGCTCATCAAGATACACGCGGATGACAACGTGGCCATCGTCGCCAATGAAGGCGGCTTGCCCGCCGGTACGGTGTTGCCCGATGGATTGCAGTTGGTGGACGCCGTGCCGCAAGGCCACAAGGTCGCGTTGCGCGATCTGGCCGAAGGCGATGCCGTGGTCCGCTACAACGTGGTGGTCGGTTACGCGGCCAAGGCCTTGCCGCGCGGCAGCTGGGTGAACGAACGCGTGACCACCATGCCGTCCGCGCGCACCTTGGAAGACCTGCCGGTGGGCACGCGCGTGACGCCGTTGCCGCCGCTGGAAGGCTATACGTTCGAAGGCTATCGCAATGCCGACGGCACCGTGGGCACGCGCAACATCCTGGCCATCAGCACCACCGTGCAATGCGTGCAGGGCGTGGTCGAACACGCCGTGGCGCGAATCCGCCAGGAACTGCTGCCGCGCTATCCCAACGTGGACGACGTGGTGGGCATCGAACACACCTACGGTTGCGGCGTGGCCATTGACGCGCCGGGCGCCGCCATCCCCATCCGCACGCTGCACAACATTGCGCGCAACCCGAACTTTGGCGGCACGTCCATGGTGGTCAGCCTGGGGTGCGAAAAGCTGCAACCCGAACGCTTGCTGGCCCCCAACGCCATTCCGATCCGCGCGGGCGAGGGCATGGGCAAAAGCGGTGATGACGTCGAAGGCGTCGACACCATCGTCTTGCAAGACGAAGAGAACGTGGGCTTTCAGTCGATGATCGACCTGATCATGCGCACCGCCGAACGCCATCTGCAAAAGCTGAACGCGCGGCGCCGCGAAACCTGCCCCGTGTCGGACCTGACGGTGGGCGTGCAGTGCGGTGGAAGCGACGCATTTTCGGGCGTCACGGCCAACCCCGCCGTGGGGTTCGCCACTGACCTGCTGGTGCGGGCGGGCGGCACCGTGATGTTTTCCGAGAACACCGAAGTGCGCGACGGCATCGACCAGCTGACCGCGCGCGCCGCCACGCCGGAAGTGGCCGACGCGCTGGTGCGCGAGATGGCCTGGTACGACGACTACCTGCAACGCGGCATGGCGGACCGCAGCGCCAACACCAGCCCGGGCAACAAGAAGGGCGGCTTATCGAACATCGTGGAAAAAGCGATGGGGTCGATCGTGAAGTCGGGCTCCTCGCCGATCCACGGCGTGTTGTCGCCCGGCAACCGGCTGACGCAAAAGGGCCTGATCTTTGCCGCCACGCCCGCCAGCGATTTCATTTGCGGCACGCTGCAACTGGCCGCGGGCATGAACCTGCACATCTTCACCACCGGGCGCGGCACGCCTTACGGCCTGGCGCAAGTGCCGGTGATCAAGGTGGCCACGCGCGACAGCCTGGCGCGGCGCTGGCACGACCTGATGGACGTGAACGCGGGGCGCATCGCCACCGGTCAGGCATCGATCGAAGACGTGGGCTGGGAACTGTTTCGCCTGATGCTGGACGTGGCCAGTGGCCGCCAGCAGACCTGTGCCGAAAAACTCAAGCTGCACAACGCCCTGGCGTTGTTCAACCCTGGGCCGGTGACTTGA
- the kdgD gene encoding 5-dehydro-4-deoxyglucarate dehydratase: protein MTTPQELKEIVSEGLLSFPVTDFDQNGDFNAKTYAARLEWLAPYGATALFAAGGTGEFFSLAPQEYSDVIRTAVQTCAGKVPILAGAGGPTRTAIAYAQEAERQGAKGILLLPHYLTEASQDGIAAHVEEVCKSIKIGVIVYNRAQSRLSADSLERLAERCPNLVGFKDGIGDIEAMVRIRRKMGDRFSYLGGLPTAEVYAAAYRALGVPVYSSAVFNFVPKTAMDFYRAIAAGDSDTTNRLLDDFFLPYLEIRNRKAGYAVSIVKAGAKLVGHDAGPVRAPLTDLTGEEMEMLNALIKKLGPQ, encoded by the coding sequence ATGACCACCCCGCAGGAACTCAAGGAAATTGTTTCGGAAGGTTTGCTGTCCTTCCCCGTGACGGACTTTGACCAGAACGGCGATTTCAACGCCAAGACCTACGCCGCACGCCTGGAATGGCTGGCCCCGTATGGCGCCACCGCGCTGTTCGCCGCGGGCGGCACTGGCGAGTTCTTCTCCCTGGCGCCCCAGGAATATTCCGACGTCATCCGCACCGCCGTGCAGACCTGCGCCGGCAAGGTGCCGATCCTGGCCGGCGCCGGCGGCCCCACCCGCACCGCCATCGCCTACGCACAAGAAGCCGAGCGCCAGGGCGCCAAGGGCATCCTGCTGCTGCCCCACTACCTGACCGAAGCCTCGCAAGACGGCATCGCCGCGCACGTGGAAGAGGTCTGCAAGTCCATCAAGATCGGCGTCATCGTCTACAACCGCGCGCAGTCCCGCCTGTCGGCCGACAGCCTGGAACGCCTGGCCGAACGCTGCCCGAACCTGGTCGGTTTCAAGGACGGCATTGGTGACATCGAAGCCATGGTGCGCATCCGCCGCAAGATGGGCGACCGCTTTTCGTACCTGGGCGGCCTGCCCACGGCTGAAGTCTATGCCGCCGCCTACCGCGCGCTGGGCGTGCCGGTGTATTCGTCGGCCGTCTTCAACTTCGTGCCCAAGACCGCCATGGATTTCTACCGCGCCATTGCTGCCGGGGACTCGGACACCACCAACCGCTTGCTGGATGATTTCTTTCTGCCGTACCTGGAAATCCGCAACCGCAAGGCCGGCTACGCCGTCAGCATCGTCAAGGCCGGCGCCAAGCTGGTCGGCCACGACGCCGGCCCGGTGCGCGCGCCGCTGACTGACCTGACCGGCGAAGAAATGGAAATGCTTAACGCCCTGATCAAGAAGCTTGGCCCGCAGTAA
- a CDS encoding aldehyde dehydrogenase (NADP(+)) translates to MTLTGQMLIGSTAVLGAGAAQYAINPATGERLEPAFPAGSSDDVARAAELARAAFDTYRAAPLETRAQFLESIAEGILALGDALIERTHLETGLPVARLQGERGRTVGQLRLFARVVRDGYFLDATIDPAQPERQPLPRADLRLANVALGPVAVFGASNFPLAFSVAGGDTASALAAGCPVIVKAHNAHPGASEMVGRVIQAAVAKHGLPEGTFSLLFGAGSEIGTALVSHPAIAAVGFTGSRRGGLALVAAANARPVPIPVYAEMSSINPVFLMPAALEARAEAIAKGFVDSLAMGVGQFCTNPGLVVGVEGPALDRFRKAAAEAVTAKGAATMLTPGIFAAYQEGADALAKHASVATLGRGEASKPAANAAGAVVFGTEADRFLASRELEAEVFGPASLVVGCRDVAQMTAVAEHLEGQLTATLFVDDADVAQAKSLLPVLERKAGRILANGYPTGVEVSHAMVHGGPFPATSNPASTSVGATAIRRFLRPVCYQDLPDALLPDGVKRANPLSIARMVDGVLTPA, encoded by the coding sequence ATGACACTGACCGGCCAAATGCTGATCGGCTCGACCGCCGTCCTGGGCGCGGGCGCCGCGCAATACGCCATCAACCCGGCCACGGGCGAACGCCTGGAACCGGCCTTCCCCGCCGGCTCGTCCGACGACGTTGCGCGCGCCGCCGAACTGGCCCGCGCCGCCTTCGACACGTACCGTGCCGCCCCGCTGGAAACCCGCGCGCAGTTCCTGGAAAGCATCGCCGAAGGCATCCTGGCGCTGGGCGACGCACTGATTGAACGCACGCACCTGGAAACCGGCCTGCCCGTCGCCCGCCTGCAAGGCGAACGCGGCCGCACCGTGGGCCAGCTGCGCCTGTTTGCGCGGGTCGTGCGCGACGGCTACTTCCTGGACGCCACGATCGACCCCGCACAACCCGAACGCCAGCCGCTGCCGCGCGCCGACCTGCGCCTGGCCAACGTGGCCTTGGGTCCCGTTGCCGTGTTCGGCGCCAGCAACTTCCCGCTGGCCTTCTCGGTGGCCGGCGGCGACACCGCGTCGGCGCTGGCCGCCGGCTGCCCCGTCATCGTCAAGGCGCACAACGCGCATCCCGGCGCCTCGGAAATGGTTGGCCGCGTGATCCAGGCCGCTGTCGCCAAGCACGGTTTGCCCGAAGGCACGTTCTCGTTGCTGTTTGGCGCCGGCAGCGAAATCGGCACCGCGCTGGTGTCGCACCCGGCCATTGCCGCCGTGGGCTTCACGGGTTCGCGCCGTGGCGGCCTGGCGCTGGTTGCCGCCGCCAACGCCCGCCCCGTGCCGATTCCCGTGTACGCCGAAATGTCCAGCATCAACCCCGTGTTCCTGATGCCGGCCGCTTTGGAAGCGCGCGCCGAAGCCATCGCCAAGGGCTTCGTGGATTCGCTGGCCATGGGCGTGGGCCAGTTCTGCACCAACCCCGGCCTGGTCGTGGGCGTTGAAGGCCCGGCGCTGGACCGCTTCCGTAAAGCCGCCGCCGAGGCGGTCACCGCCAAGGGCGCGGCCACCATGCTGACCCCGGGCATCTTCGCGGCCTACCAGGAAGGCGCCGATGCGCTGGCCAAGCACGCCAGCGTGGCCACCCTGGGCCGTGGCGAAGCGTCCAAGCCGGCCGCCAACGCGGCGGGCGCGGTGGTGTTCGGCACCGAAGCCGACCGCTTCCTGGCATCGCGCGAACTGGAAGCCGAAGTGTTCGGCCCGGCCTCGCTGGTGGTCGGCTGCCGCGACGTGGCCCAGATGACGGCCGTGGCCGAGCACCTGGAAGGTCAGTTGACCGCCACCCTGTTCGTGGACGATGCCGACGTGGCCCAGGCCAAGTCCTTGTTGCCCGTGCTGGAGCGCAAGGCCGGCCGCATCCTGGCCAACGGCTACCCGACCGGCGTCGAAGTCAGCCACGCCATGGTGCACGGCGGCCCGTTCCCGGCCACGTCCAATCCGGCCTCGACGTCGGTGGGCGCCACGGCGATCCGCCGCTTCCTGCGTCCGGTCTGCTATCAGGACCTGCCCGACGCGCTGCTGCCCGACGGCGTCAAGCGCGCCAACCCCCTGTCGATCGCCCGCATGGTCGACGGCGTGCTGACGCCCGCTTGA
- a CDS encoding FecR family protein has protein sequence MTAVTAVEPSHRVMEEAAEWYARLRTGQASAAEQQQWRQWMDRGAEQRQAWSYVERIDRRFTPLQSSPDRHAAVTAFRQARSDAPRRRRQVVLGLAGALGLSWIGWTAWRQTPLSALATLWGNEYQAGVGETRQVTLADGTTVWINALSAFNVAYRNTERRLQLVAGEILIDTAQDPLRPFFVETGQGRVQALGTRFSVSQGDARTLVAVYDGAVRVNLLRSDASEVVNAGQQARFTADALQPLMPADPARESWRRGLLLANGTPLSDVVAELRRYHPGHLGLSPELGRLPVFGSYPLTDVDRALAMLASVLPIRLQRPLPWWISIEARDA, from the coding sequence ATGACGGCCGTGACCGCTGTCGAACCGTCGCACCGCGTCATGGAAGAAGCCGCCGAGTGGTACGCGCGTCTGCGCACCGGGCAAGCGTCCGCCGCCGAGCAGCAGCAATGGCGGCAATGGATGGACCGGGGCGCCGAACAGCGGCAAGCGTGGAGCTACGTTGAACGTATCGACCGGCGTTTCACCCCCTTGCAATCCAGCCCTGACCGTCACGCCGCCGTGACGGCATTTCGCCAGGCGCGCAGCGATGCGCCCCGTCGTCGCCGTCAGGTGGTGCTGGGTCTGGCCGGCGCGCTGGGGCTGTCGTGGATCGGCTGGACCGCATGGCGCCAGACGCCCTTGTCCGCGTTGGCCACGCTATGGGGCAACGAATACCAGGCCGGGGTGGGCGAAACCCGGCAGGTGACACTGGCCGACGGCACGACGGTCTGGATCAATGCGCTAAGCGCGTTCAATGTGGCGTACCGCAACACCGAACGCCGCCTGCAACTGGTGGCAGGCGAAATTCTGATCGATACCGCCCAGGACCCGCTGCGGCCGTTCTTCGTGGAAACAGGCCAAGGCCGCGTGCAAGCCCTGGGCACGCGCTTTTCGGTCAGTCAGGGCGATGCGCGCACGCTGGTCGCGGTGTATGACGGCGCGGTGCGCGTAAACCTGTTGCGCTCGGACGCCAGCGAGGTCGTGAACGCGGGCCAGCAGGCGCGCTTTACCGCTGACGCTTTGCAGCCTTTGATGCCGGCCGACCCCGCCCGTGAAAGCTGGCGCCGGGGCTTGCTGCTGGCCAATGGCACGCCGCTGTCCGACGTGGTGGCCGAACTGCGCCGCTACCACCCGGGGCACCTGGGCTTGTCGCCCGAGCTGGGCCGCCTGCCCGTCTTCGGCAGCTATCCGCTTACCGATGTGGACCGCGCGCTGGCCATGCTGGCCTCGGTGCTGCCCATCCGCCTGCAACGCCCCTTGCCTTGGTGGATCAGCATCGAAGCACGCGACGCCTGA
- a CDS encoding TonB-dependent receptor, whose amino-acid sequence MSHRFPSAPALALAIAAVFAPWAPTLHAQSAPAADLRSFDIPAAPVGQVLTRLANETGILLAAPPDLLAGRLSGGVRGRYTRADALTQALAGTGLRATREAPNQFRLSALPAAGATTLEAVTVTGSAVDTGLPPVYAGGQVASGGRIGLLGNMSDMDTPFSATQYTSKLIEDQQAQNIGDVLVNDPSVRNTYSRGAGRDEFNIRGFTLFNYDVSFNGLYGVSPRNASSLIGVERVEVLRGPNALLNGMAPYGSVGGAINLVPKRAGAEPLNRYTVNYIGDSQFGVHADLARRYGDTQQFGVRLNVAGSGGDLPQDGSKENLGAVALGLDYQAERFRLDGDINYQNRTTDARSGLLFPPPPGVDIGAAPDARRNFFPSWTYWKTKEWSGALRAEYDLTPDWTVYGAIGARKHDFESLQTSWLMLDGNGDIGAVPARLNENLLSKTGEVGLRGRFNTGAVKHEPSISASALDIDYSSARIRSRTVFSNLYDPADLPKPDIARPGDLPKTSESRLYSVALADKISFLDDRVQVIAGFRHQRIESTNFDAATGRSTSEYAKSAVTPAFALTVRPTQRLSLYGNYIEGLSQGGTAPEGSVNAGEMFAPEIAKQIEVGGKYDFGEFSTTLSAFQIEKPSSFLDPDTRRYVSNGQQRNRGLELLVQGDAAPGVRLLGGVAYTDARLTRTEGGANDGNWAPAVPRFQFNAAAEWDTPFLPGLTVTARMLRTSQQYVDVGNTQTIPGWTRFDLGARYAFNASGTPMVVRATVENVFNKNYWQSAAREGLTVGAPRTVLLSVSAEF is encoded by the coding sequence ATGTCTCACCGCTTTCCCTCCGCGCCAGCGCTGGCGCTGGCCATCGCCGCCGTCTTCGCCCCCTGGGCGCCGACCTTGCATGCGCAGTCGGCGCCCGCCGCCGACCTGCGGTCGTTCGACATCCCCGCCGCCCCGGTGGGCCAGGTGCTGACCCGGCTGGCCAATGAAACCGGCATCTTGCTGGCCGCGCCGCCCGACCTGCTGGCCGGCCGCCTGAGCGGCGGCGTGCGGGGCCGCTATACACGCGCCGATGCATTGACCCAGGCATTGGCCGGCACCGGCCTGCGCGCCACGCGCGAGGCGCCCAACCAGTTCCGCCTGTCCGCCCTGCCCGCCGCCGGCGCCACCACGCTGGAAGCCGTCACCGTCACGGGCAGCGCCGTGGACACCGGCCTGCCCCCCGTCTACGCAGGCGGCCAGGTGGCCAGCGGCGGTCGCATCGGCCTGCTGGGCAACATGAGCGACATGGACACCCCCTTCAGCGCCACGCAATACACGTCCAAGCTGATCGAGGACCAGCAGGCGCAGAACATCGGCGACGTACTGGTCAACGACCCGTCGGTGCGCAACACGTATTCACGCGGCGCGGGACGCGATGAATTCAATATCCGCGGCTTCACCCTGTTCAACTACGACGTGTCGTTCAACGGCCTGTACGGCGTGTCGCCGCGCAACGCCAGTTCGCTGATCGGCGTCGAACGCGTGGAAGTGCTGCGCGGCCCCAACGCCTTGCTCAACGGCATGGCACCGTACGGTTCGGTGGGCGGCGCGATCAACCTGGTGCCCAAGCGCGCCGGCGCCGAGCCGCTGAACCGCTACACCGTCAACTACATTGGCGACTCGCAGTTTGGCGTGCACGCCGACCTGGCGCGCCGCTATGGCGACACCCAACAGTTCGGCGTGCGCCTGAACGTGGCCGGCAGCGGTGGCGACCTGCCGCAAGACGGCTCCAAGGAAAACCTGGGCGCCGTGGCCCTGGGCCTGGATTACCAGGCCGAACGTTTCCGGCTGGACGGCGACATCAACTATCAGAACCGCACCACCGATGCGCGCAGCGGCTTGCTGTTTCCGCCGCCGCCGGGCGTGGACATCGGCGCGGCGCCCGACGCGCGCCGCAACTTCTTTCCGTCATGGACCTATTGGAAGACCAAGGAATGGTCGGGCGCCCTGCGCGCCGAATACGACCTGACGCCCGACTGGACGGTGTACGGCGCCATCGGCGCGCGCAAGCACGACTTTGAAAGCCTGCAAACCAGCTGGCTGATGCTGGACGGCAACGGCGACATCGGCGCCGTGCCGGCCCGGCTGAACGAGAACCTGTTGAGCAAGACAGGCGAAGTCGGCCTGCGCGGGCGCTTTAACACCGGCGCCGTCAAGCATGAGCCATCCATCAGCGCCAGCGCGCTGGACATCGATTATTCGTCGGCCCGCATCCGTTCGCGCACCGTGTTCTCAAACCTGTACGACCCGGCCGACCTGCCCAAGCCGGACATCGCGCGACCGGGCGACCTGCCCAAGACCAGCGAGTCGCGCCTGTACAGCGTGGCGCTGGCCGACAAGATCTCGTTTCTGGATGACCGCGTGCAGGTCATTGCGGGCTTTCGGCACCAGCGCATCGAGTCCACCAACTTTGACGCCGCCACCGGGCGCAGCACGTCGGAATATGCCAAGTCGGCCGTCACGCCCGCCTTCGCATTGACCGTGCGCCCCACCCAGCGCCTGTCCCTATACGGTAACTACATCGAAGGCTTGAGCCAGGGCGGCACCGCGCCCGAAGGCTCGGTCAATGCGGGGGAAATGTTCGCGCCAGAAATTGCCAAGCAGATCGAAGTGGGCGGCAAATACGACTTTGGCGAATTCTCCACGACGTTAAGCGCGTTCCAGATCGAAAAACCCAGCAGCTTTCTGGACCCCGACACCCGCCGCTACGTATCCAACGGACAGCAGCGCAATCGCGGCCTGGAATTGTTGGTGCAAGGCGACGCCGCGCCCGGCGTGCGATTGCTGGGCGGCGTGGCCTATACCGACGCGCGCCTGACGCGCACCGAAGGCGGTGCCAATGATGGCAACTGGGCGCCGGCCGTGCCGCGCTTTCAGTTCAACGCGGCAGCGGAATGGGACACGCCCTTTCTGCCCGGCCTGACCGTCACGGCGCGCATGTTGCGCACCAGCCAGCAGTATGTCGACGTGGGCAACACGCAGACGATTCCCGGCTGGACGCGCTTTGATCTGGGCGCGCGCTACGCGTTCAACGCCAGCGGCACGCCGATGGTGGTGCGAGCGACGGTGGAAAACGTGTTCAACAAGAACTACTGGCAGTCGGCCGCGCGGGAAGGCTTGACCGTCGGCGCACCGCGCACGGTGCTGCTGTCGGTCTCGGCCGAGTTCTGA